GTCCATCGCCCGGCGATGAAACCCGGCGCAACTCCGTTAACACGAATCGTCGGCGCAAGCGTTCGGGCCAATGACACGGTCAGGTTGTCGAGAGCGGCCTTCGTGCAGCAATAGGGGATGGAACTTCCCTGCCCCAACTGAGCCGCCACGCTCGAAACATTGATGATCACCCCGCCACCGGCCTTCAGCATGGAATCACGAACCGCGCGAGCACAATGAAACGCACCCACCACGTTCACTTTGTACAGCCGATCCCAGGTTTCATCGGAAACCTGATCCAGCTCACCGAAGGGAATAAACTGCGTCGTTCCTGCACAGTTCACTAGGACCGAAATTGGCCCCAAAGTTGTGATCGCATCGGAAACCATTCGCCGACACGCCGCGTCATCCGCGACATCGGCCTGAACGGCGAGACCTCGCCGACCAGCTTTTTGAATCTCCGCCACCGTCTGCTCTGCGTCGTCACGCGAGCGAGAATAGTTCACGACAACATCGTAGCCCTGTTTCGCCAGCAGCAACGATGTCGCATGCCCAACACCCGTACCACCACCCGTGACGATTGCGACTTTGTGCGAAGCGGACATGCGTGAACCTCAAAATTCAACGGAAGGAAGACGACAACGACTGAAACGATGTCATTCACCGTCAGTCGCTCTTGCCCGCATAGCGTACGGTCAACACGCCATAGAATCGACCGTGTTCTGGATTGCACAAGATGGCTCATCCAATCCGTCACGATCGAAAGATCTGAGGCCAGCGGCGGAGGTCCTCAAACTCTTCGGGGAGACCGGCAACGCGTTCCGTTCGCTTCTGACTCCAGTCCTGGGTTACAATTCCGTGCATGGTTTTCTTCCCGCCTTTATTCCTGCGTTCGGTCATTCCTCCCATGCCTTCGCGAACCCAATCAGGATGGTTCGTCCTGATCACTTTCATCGCCAGTGCGTCCATTTCATGGGCTGTCGACGACGCACCGACCGTTGATGCCGATCATGCTGTGAAACGTGCAAAAGGCCTGGAGGTGTTTCGATCACAGGTCCGAGACCTGTTGATTCAACGCTGCCTTGCCTGTCATGGGGGTGATGCCACCGAAGGAAAATTTGACCTGGCAACACAAGACGGCCTGCTTCGCGGTGGCGAACGCGGACCGGCGGTGATCATCGGGCGCGGCGAAAAAAGTCTGCTCGCGCGGCTGATTTCACATCAGCAAGAACCCCATATGCCTAAGGATGGCCCCCCCTTTTCCAAAGCCGAGATTGCTTCGGTGATCGAATGGATTGAATTGGGGGCTCCCTACGACGAGCCACTCCTCACGCAATCCACTGATCCCACCGCCTGGACGCGGCGAAAAGTGGATGCCGAGGCAAAGTCGTTCTGGTCTTATCAGCCACTCACGAGTGTCACACCACCACTGGTTTCCGACAATGACGCATGGGCCCAGTCGGCGATTGACCCCTTTATCCTCAAAGCACTGAAGTCCGCGTCCATCAATCCCAATGGCCCTGTCGACCGCGCCGCGTTGATTCGTCGCGTCACGTTCGACTTGATCGGACTCCCCCCCTCGGCCGACGATGTGCACCAATACGTCGAGGATTCACGGCCCGATGCCTATGAGCGTTTGATCGATCGATTACTCGCCAGTCCGCATTACGGCGAGCGCTGGGGACGTCGCTGGCTCGATCTCGTCCGCTTCGCCGAAAGCCATGGTTTTGAACATGACTA
This genomic interval from Schlesneria paludicola DSM 18645 contains the following:
- a CDS encoding SDR family NAD(P)-dependent oxidoreductase, translated to MSASHKVAIVTGGGTGVGHATSLLLAKQGYDVVVNYSRSRDDAEQTVAEIQKAGRRGLAVQADVADDAACRRMVSDAITTLGPISVLVNCAGTTQFIPFGELDQVSDETWDRLYKVNVVGAFHCARAVRDSMLKAGGGVIINVSSVAAQLGQGSSIPYCCTKAALDNLTVSLARTLAPTIRVNGVAPGFIAGRWTQAGLGDSYERIKTAYEQSLPLKRVCTPEDIAEGILSLILGSVLVTGQTLTVDGGMMISGYQVKFSE